The following is a genomic window from Amycolatopsis australiensis.
CGGACATTGGGCGGTTTGTCGACCGCGGAGGTCGCACGCGCGTTGCTGGTCCCCGAAGCGACGATGGCGAAGCGCCTGACGCGGGCGAAGCAGAAGATCGCGACGGCTCGGATCCCGTACCGGGTACCCGCGGCGGAAGAGCTGCCGGCGCGGCTGGCCGGAGTGGCGTCGACGGTGTACCTGATCTTCAACGAGGGGTACACGGGCCGCGTGTCGCTGCTTTCCGAGGGCGTCCGCCTGGCGCGCCTGCTGGTCGAGCTGATGCCGGACGAGCCGACAGCGCTCGGGTTGCTGGCGTTGGTGCTGCTGCAGGACGCCCGCCGCGCGGCGCGGTTCCTCCCGGGCGGCGAGCCGGTGCTGCTGTCGGAGCAGGACCGTTCGAAGTGGGACGCGTCGCTGATCAAGGAGGGCGTCGCACTGGTGAGCGTCGGCTTGCGCCGGACGCCGTCGATACCGAACGCGTACGTGGTGCAGGCGGCGATCGCGGCCTGCCACGACCTCGCGCCCACGTACGCCGAGACGAACTGGGACGCGGTGATCTCCTGGTACGACGTGCTGTTGACGGTCCAGGACACCCCGGTGGTCCGCCTGAACCGCGCGGCGGCGGTGGCCGAGCGGGACGGGCCGTCGGTGGCGTTGGCGCTGGTGGACGCGTTGCCGGAGCTGGCGGATTACCCGTGGTGGCATGCGTCGCGGGCGGAGTTGCTGCACCGCCTGGGTTCGCCGTCGGCCGGTGAGGCGTTGGACCGCGCGGTGGAAACCGGGCTTCCGGCGCCGCACGCCGCCCGGCTGCGAGCCCGAATTGACGGTAAATAGGCCGTGGTCGTATCGGCACCTTGGTCCTCCGCGCCCGGATGGCATTGAATGACGTCATGAACGGCATCGAAGGCCCGGAAAAGCTGGACGAGGCACTCGCCAAGCGATGGAAATCGGCGGTGGCGAACTTCGGGGTCGTCATCGTGGTCGTGACGGTCGGGCTGGCCGCGCTGCGCCTGTTGTTCGTCTCGAAGGGTGACTGGGCGGTCATCGTTTCGCTCGTTTCCGCGATGAACGTCAAAACCATTCTTCTCGGTTCCCTGCTTCCGGCCGCGCCGGCGGTTTTCGTGTTGATTACCGTGGTTTTGGCGATCTACTTCGACAAC
Proteins encoded in this region:
- a CDS encoding RNA polymerase sigma factor, yielding MTGAGDAVARLVRDEGTRVLATLVRVTGSVDLAEDAVQDAVVRALETWPRDGVPANPRGWLLVAARRRAVDVVRREAKRLGKEADAMPAVDPCPDPVSVRDDLLRLVFTCCHPALSLEAQVALALRTLGGLSTAEVARALLVPEATMAKRLTRAKQKIATARIPYRVPAAEELPARLAGVASTVYLIFNEGYTGRVSLLSEGVRLARLLVELMPDEPTALGLLALVLLQDARRAARFLPGGEPVLLSEQDRSKWDASLIKEGVALVSVGLRRTPSIPNAYVVQAAIAACHDLAPTYAETNWDAVISWYDVLLTVQDTPVVRLNRAAAVAERDGPSVALALVDALPELADYPWWHASRAELLHRLGSPSAGEALDRAVETGLPAPHAARLRARIDGK